From the genome of Adhaeribacter pallidiroseus:
GTACGAACCGGTATATCCGGAGCTAGGATTAATTAAAGTACCTCTGCCTTGCGATAAGTTGTTATAACCAAAAATATCGTACAAACCCTGTACAAAATCATTATTTCCAGCACCAAATCCATCGTTTACGTTATCCTGGTACGAATAGCCACCTAATATGTTAAAGTTACTGGTTTCGCCAAAGCCTTTGGTGTACGAAGCCGTTAACTCCAGTAACTTATTATTCGTTTGGTAAAGAGCCCGGGAAGCCCCCCCCTGACCGTATAAACCGGGAATATCGCCGTTGTACGCCTGACTATTAACGGCATTTTCGTTACGCAATGCTCCATTTACTCCTAATACTAAACCGTTTAGTACTTCGTATCTAACGTTTAAGCCCCCGATTAACACTCTTTTCAGTTCATCGTTCAGGTAATTGTTCTGCATTGCCACCGGGTTTAGTAAATCGAAACTTCCCGGAATAGCGTAGTAGGAGCCATCTGGATTGCGTATCGGCAGGGTTGGTAAATACAGAATGGCCCGGTTCAAAATATCATCACTCTTGTTTTCCTGATCGGTTTGGGTGTAAGATAAGCTATATTGCACATTTAACCGGCCATCCAGCGCTTTCTGATCCAGGTTAACCCGGCCGGTCATCCGGTCGAAGCCGGTTTTCTTAATAATACCTTCCCGCTTGATATAGTCTAAGGAGCCCCGATATGAAAAATTTTCGCCACCGCCGGTAATAGCTAAGTTGTGGTTATTAGTATAAGCTACGCGGGTAATTTCTTTAAACCAGTCGGTGCTGTAGCCATTACCACTTGCATCTTTGGGAAATTTTAAATTATCACTCAGCGAAGCTTCGCCTTTTACCCGGGTTACTTCGGCCCGGAACTGATCGCCATCTAATAAGTCTAAACGGTTGGAGATATGTTCAATCCCTACGTAGTTGTTAAAGGTTACCGAAGTAGTACCGGCTTTTCCACGTTTAGTAGTAATAATAATAACGCCGTTTGCCGCCCGCGAACCATAAATAGCCGTAGCCGAAGCATCTTTGAGCACGTCCATGGTTTCAATATCGTTCGGCGATATACTGTTAATGGGCACCCCAATAATTCCATCTACCACGTATAAAGGATCACTGCCGCCCGCTAGTGAAGTATACCCCCGTAAACGAATAGTAGGTGAGCCGTTTGGGTCGCCGGAAGGCTGCGTAATAACCAAACCCGCTACTTTACCTTGAATCGCCTGTAAAGGATTAGGATTAATACCCGAGTTAAAATCCTTAGCCGAAACCTGGGTAACAGCACCCGTTACATCCGCTTTTTTTTGCGTGCCATAACCTACTACCACTACTTCTTGAAGGGCTTTGGTATCTTCCGAAAGCGCAATATTAATGGTTCCCGGGCCGGTAAAAGGTTTTTCCTGAGAAGTATAACCAATGAAAGAAACAACCAGGGTACCTGATGCTTCTGGTACAGACAAGCTAAAAGTTCCATCAGCTCCAGTTGTTGCGCCTACAGAAGCCGAACCTTTTAAAACCACCGTAGCTCCGGGTACTGCTCCGCCGGCTGCATCGGTAACCTTGCCCGTAATTTGCCAATCAATGGTTTTCGTGTAAGAATAAGTTGGCTTTAGCAGTGGATTAGAATAGCTCGGGCTACCTAGTGCGGCCAACAGTAATAGCAGGCAACTATTCCGTTGCCAACGATGGGTAACTGTTTTCATAGACACAAGTTTGTTTTTGTTAAGAGGAGTAAAAAATTATTATAAATATAGTAAGATTGCTTTGTAGAAAACATTAATTTGCTTTAAAAATTTAATAATATATAATTTTATTAAATCTCATTGTGTTTTTTTTAAAAATTATAATAAAATATAAATTTTAATATATAATTTTTAAAAAAATAATTACAAATTTTATTCTAAACTCCCGTAATACACAAGCAAGGTTATATTCGGGAACGTTTTCGTAGTCCTATAAGTACCGGTTTTTGTTAAATATATACTAAATAGGCAAAATCAGTTATTGTACTTTATACATTTTATAGACCTTGCTTTAAAATTTAAAAAACCTTGTTCGATAAATAGCAACTACGACATTGTTAATAACTTAATGAGGAACTAATTAAATTATTTTTATTTATATTTATTGATCTTGCCTAGTGTGTATATCCAGGATCATAGCCCTATAATCAAGAACCAGCCATGGTGCTTAACAGATGCTTTTTGTTCAAAGAATCAACTTTTTGCCTTTCTAATTTTTTTACCGGTAATTACCGAAAAGGAATATCCTTAATCTGCTTACAGGCATTTCTGTGGCTCATTAGTATGCCGGCTATTGCTCAATTTAAGCTTAGCGGCGTTATTACCGATGCGTTAACTAGAAAACCAATTGAAGCAGTTAATATTCTTGTTAAAAATACCGGTAAAGGAACCGTAGCCGATGATAACGGAAATTTTACATTGTTCTTGGCAACCGGAAATTACCAAATTACTTTTTCTTCGGTGGGTTATCAACCGCAAACCCGCAACGTGGCTATCCGGCAAAATACCCGCATTACCATATCGTTGGTGCAGGAGAACAAGCAAATGGATGCTTTAACCATCACGGACAAAGCGCCCGACCAAAATATTAAAAGTGTGCAGATGAGCCGCGTGCAATTGGACTTGATTAATATTAGAAAAATACCGGTAGTAATGGGAGAAAGCGATATTATAAAAGTACTAACCCTGCAGCCCGGTGTTTCTACCGTGGGCGAAGGGGCAGGAGGCTTTAACGTGCGGGGTGGCCGGGTAGACCAGAACCTGGTTTTACTGGATGGTGCCCCGTTGTTTAACACCTCGCATTTACTAGGCTTTTTTGCCAGCGTTAGTCCAGATGCCATTCAGGATGTTTCGTTGTATAAAGGCGGCATACCGGCCCAGTTTGGCGGACGGCTTTCTTCGTTGCTTACCTTAAAAATGCGACCCGGCAATTACGAAAAGTTAAAATTTTCCGGTGGCATTAGCCCGATCAGTAGCCGCTTATTGCTGGAAGGCCCACTTTTAAAAAATAAACTTACTTTCTTGGTGGGTGGCCGGGTAGCTTATCCCAACTGGATTATCCGGGCATTTCCGGGTGATACTAAAAAGAATAAAGCTTTTTTTCATGACTTAAATGGCAAAATACAATATAAGCTAAACGAAAAGAATTTTACTTCGCTTACGCTTTACCGCAGCTACGATAGTTTTAAATTCCCGGAAGATACCGCTTATTCCTGGCAGTCGAATGCTGCTTCGTGGCAGTGGAACAGCCTGGTATCCGATAAAGTCTCTTTTTCGGTAAATGCCATCCACAGCGAATATGGTTTTGGTACCGAAGGCCTTAATCCGGCGTATGGTTTTAAGCTAAACTCTACTATCCAACACCAGGAAATAAAAGCTAATGTATCGTACACACCTACTCCCCGGCACAAAATAGAAGCAGGAGCCAGTACTATTCGTTACCGCATCAACCCCGGCGAGCTAAAACCAACTGATTCGGAATCAAACATCAATTCTGTGGTACTCGAAAAAGAACACGGTGTGGAGCAAGCCGCTTATGTCAGCGATGAGTGGTATTTAGGGCCGAAAGTTTCCTTACAAATCGGATTACGGTACTCCCGGTTTAACAACACCGGAGCGGGCAGGGTGTTTCGATACCAAACCGATGTACCTCGCAGTACCGAAACAGTTACCGATACGTTGCTTTACAACCAAGGGCAAACCATTAAAACGTACGGTGGTTGGGAACCCCGGGTAGCTTTGCGGGTAGAAATAGATAACAAAACGGCCGTTAAATTAAATTACAACCGTACGCGCCAGTACCTGCATTTGATATCCAATACTACCGCTATATCGCCGGTAGATTTCTGGAAGGTAAGCGATGCATTTGTGCCCCCGCAAATAGCCGACCAGGTGGGAGTAGGCATTTTCCGGAATTTTCAGAATAATAACTGGGAAACCTCTGTCGAAGCTTTTTACAAAAACATGCAAAGCCTGGTGGAATACAAGAACGGGGCCCGCTTGTTGCTAAACCCCAGCATTGAAACCGACTTGCTACCGGGTAAGGGCAAAGCTTATGGCGTAGAATTGAGCGTTCATAAAAATTCCGGTCGACTGACGGGGCAGGCAAGTTATACGTTTTCCCGGTCGCTGGTGGCGTTGCAATCTCCTTTTGCCATTGAACAAGTAAACCAAGGCGATTATTTTCCTTCTACCTTCGACCGGCCCCATAACCTGGCTTTGTCTAGTTTATACGACCTGGGTAAAGGCTGGACCTTTGCTACTAATTTTATTTACATCACCGGCCGGCCAGCTACTTACCCCGATGGGAAATACATTTTAAACGAAGTGCCGGTAGTAAACTACTCCCGCCGCAATGCCGACCGCATTCCGGATTATCACCGGCTGGATGTTTCTTTCACCAAAGATACCCGCAAAACAAAAGATCAGGAAAGATACCAATTATGGATAGTATCTTTTTATAATTTGTATGCCCGCAAGAACCCTTATTCCATTTATTTTACCAACGATAGCAGCTGGACCCGGTCTTACCGCTTAGCCGTTTTCGGCACCATTATACCATCACTCACCTGGAATTTCAATTTTTAAAAAAATGCGCTTCAAGTATACTGTTTTGTTAGTGCTACTGGGTTTAGGTATTCTTACCGCTTGCATCGACGAAGTAAATTTACCTATCCGGAATGAAGAGCAGAAGCTGGTAGTGGAAGGGTTAATTACCAATGAAAAAACCCCTTATACCGTTCGGCTAACCTACACCGGCACTTTTAAAGGCGGCAGCACGGCTCCGGCCTCGTTGGCCGTGAGTGGGGCATTGGTAACTATTTCGGATAATACGGGCGCTACGGTTACGCTAAAACCGATTATTCAGCAACCGGGCATTTACCGGACTACCGATACTACTTTTGTGGGGCAAGTGGGCCGATCGTATACTTTAAAAATTGTAACCCCGCAGGGCAAAACCTTTGTATCCACGCCCGAAATGCTGTCCCCCGTGCCTCCCATCGAAAATTTAACGGCCGTTTTTAAAGACGTAGCGGATCGGAGTAAACCCAGCGGCTACCAGGTAACCGCCGATACCAAAGATCCCGGAGAAACGGAAAATTACTATCGGTGGACCGCTTATGGGTATAGCCGGCGGGTGTCGGCAGGTAAACCCCTGCTGGGTGGCGGTATTTGCTGTGCCAATTGCTGGATTCCTGTTTTTGATAACACCATTAATATTTTTACGGACGAACGGATAAACGGCAACCAGATTAAAAACCGGGAAGTTTTTTTTGCGCCTTATTATGCCCAAGGAAAACTATACGTCGAAATAAGCCAATACTCCCTCTCGCGCGAAGCGTATCAATTCTGGCAACGGTTTCAGGAGCAACAAAGCCGGGTGGGCAGCATTTTCGATCCTTTACCCGCTCCCCTGGAAGGCAATATTGCGAACACCGAAAATCCGGCGGAATTAGCGCTGGGTTATTTTGGTGCTTCTGGCATTTCGCGCAAGCGCCTCACCATTAGTGGTGATACCTTGGTTTTGTTTCCGGATTATTATAAAGAATTTATCCAACCAGGCGATTGTCGGTTAGCCTACCCGAATGCTGGTTTTTTGCCACCGGAAAACTGGTAACCCACAAGAGCAGGACGTTCTCGTTTGCTTTACAGGTGATAAATGGCTCTTTCACATTTATATTTTTTAAAAAATGGCTCTACCCCGTTCCCGTTTCTGGCTTTTTCTACTCTTACTTCTTGGAACTTTTGCTTGTAAAAACGAACCAGAAGGTACCCCCGCGGCGCCTCGTGTTACCTTGCTGTCGGTATACTCCGTAGATCCTGCGCAAGCCGAAGCCAAAGTTGAACTAAGTAATATAGACCCTAAAGGAAAGTACGAATACGGGGTAGTCTGGTCAGAAAACCTAGCGCCAACGATATCCGACAACAAGAAAACGTTAATTACAATACCGGACTTTTCCATATCGACCTTACTACTTTCGGAATTAGCATTAGGAAAAACTTTTTATATAAGAGCCTACGTGCGGCTAGCCGAGGAGTATTATTACAGCAACGAGATAGTATTAAAACACCAATCTCCTTTTATCTGGCGTTCCTTAGCCAATATTAACTGGTCCGATAAATCGAACTTGGTAAGCAGTACAGCAATAGGCGGCGGCATTATTATCTTACGCCCTACCGATAATTTTAACACCGAGGTATGGTATTACATTACTTTCCGGGATACCTGGGAACGACAGAAAGACCTTATCTTTCGACCGAACCGGTTTGAGCCGCTCTTGTTTAAACTAAATAAATTTGGCGATGAAGCTACTTACTTTGGCGGCGGTTACCAGATTAAAGAAAGTATTCCCGGCAAGTACATTTACCAAAAAGATTTCTGGCAGTACGACTTTTTTTACGGAGGTACCACCGAAGAATACCCTGATTTTCCTTTTGGCTATTCTACCCTGACGCATTTTACTTTAGACACGAAGACCTATGTACTAGAAAACCGCCCGGAACGCAACGTATGGATGTTGTTGAATGGCATGAGCTGGCACAAACAGAATAATTTTCCGGGTCCTTATTTAGGCAATTTTGTAGGCTTCTCCATCGGTGGAAAAGGGTATGTCCTTATTGAAGACACTTCGGTATCCGGTATAACCAAAAGCTTGTATGAATACAACCCGGATACCGACACCTGGCTGCAAAAAGCAGATTTTCCGGGCGAAAACCGCATCAATGGTGTAGCCTTTTCGGTAAAAGACAAAGGGTATTATGGTTTAGGCCAAGCGAAAGAAACGCCCGGCGGCTTACGGGATATCTGGCAATACGATCCGGCAACTGATTCCTGGCAAAAGTATACCGATTATCCGGGTGTTGGTAACGTAAAAGTAACCGCCAATACCATCGACGATAAAGTTTACTTAGGATTGGGCTTACAAGTTAAACCTAGTTTAGCCGGCGTAGAAGAATATCTACCAGCTACCGACTTTTGGGAGTTAAAGCCTTAAATTTTAAAAAAATTGTTTTCTCAATTGTTTCAGCCGGATCCATAAATCCGGCTTACAGATAGTTATTAGTGAAGTTTACCCTACAAACTTACCTGTTTCATTTTGGGTGCCAACGCATGCATAACCAGCCAGGCCAGCAGATACGCACTGCCGCAAACCAAAAACATAATGTAATACCCAATCTCGATGGTACCTAAAGCTTTGTAGTGATCGAATAACTTGCCCGCTAATTTAGCGATCAGCATGCCGCCTAAACCGCCAAACATGCCGCCGATACCCGTAACGGAACCAATCGCTTTTTTAGGAAACATATCGGATACCGTAGTAAAAATATTGGCACTCCAGGCTTGGTGTGCCGATGCCGCAAAACCAATAATAAACACGGCCAGCCACATATTAAACGAACCCAGGTACTGCGAAAATAAAACCGGCAAAGCGCAAAAAGCATAAATCAGCATCGACGTTTTACGCGCTTTAAATACCGGCATACCGCCCCGTATAAATTTTAACGGTAGCCAGCCCCCGCCAATACTGCCAAAAGTAGATAAGGTATAAACCAAAGCCACCGGCAAAGCCATGGCCGTACCTTCTACACCGTACTCTGCTTTTAAAAAAGCGGGCAGCCAGAACAAATAAAACCACCACACCGGATCGGTTAAAAACTTACCCAAGGCAAAAGCCCAGGTTTGCCGGAAGCCCAGCAATTTTATCCAGGAAGCTGATTTATCGGCGTTTTGGGTATCCGTGGCCGTATCCACATCGCTGTGAATATAATCAAATTCGGTGCGGGAGAGTTTTGCGTGCTTAGCCGGTACTTCGTAAATAAAGAACCAGGCCACCAGCCAGATAAAGCCGATTAAACCGGTGAGAATAAAAGCCCATTGCCAGCCCCACTGCACCGCAATAAAAGGTACGGTTAACGGCGCAATGATCGCCCCGATGTTGGTGCCGGAATTAAAAATACCAGTGGCCAGAGCCCGTTCTTTTTTCGGGAACCACTCGGCTACCGTTTTGATAGCCGCCGGAAAATTGCCGGCTTCGGTAATGCCCAACGCCGAACGGGCAATGATAAAACCAAAAGTACTTTTTACTAAAGCATGCCCGATGGCCGCCACACTCCAGAGGGTAATCGATAAAGCATAACCTAACTTGGTGCCTAGTTTATCAATTAAACGGCCTACGCCCAGCATGCCCAAGGCGTACGACAACTGAAAAGCAATTACGATGTTAGAATAATCGGTTTCAGTCCACCGGAACTCCGTTTCCAGATTAGATTTTAATAAACTAATTACCGCCCGGTCGAGGTAATTAATGGTAGTGGCAAAGAATACGAGAAAACAAATAGTCCAGCGGTAAGAACCCACTCCGGTGGCAACAGTTTTTGTTAAGGTTTGCATAGACTATTTGTTTGAAGTACCCGTTTATTTATTCCTTATGATCTTACTTGCTTTACCAAATCCATGGTGGTTTTTATATGGTTTTCAATGCCCGCGTAATCCTGATTTTTTAATAAATCGGCCGGTACTAATTGCGAACCTAAGCCCACACAAGTAACGCCGGCCTGAAACCAGGCTTTCAGGTTATCGGCTTCGGGTTTTACGCCACCGGTTACCATTACCGTAGACCAGGGCATAGGCGCCAGCAAGCTTTTTACAAAAGCGGGTCCTACCACATCGCCCGGGAAAATCTTTACAACTTCGGCACCTAATTCTTCGGCCCGCGACACTTCGCCCATGGTGGCGCAACCCGGAATCCAGCCTACTTTGCGGCGGTTACAGGTAATAGCTACATCGTCTTTTAAAACGGGCGATACAATAAAGCACGCGCCTAATTGCATGTATAAAGCAGCAGTACCGGCTTCGAAAACAGTTCCAGCACCCAAAATCATGTTGGGACAATGCTGCGCGGCAAACTTGTTAAGCGCACCAAAAATTTCGTGGGCAAAATCGCCGCGGTTGGTAAATTCAAATACGCGCACACCGGCCCGGTACGAAGCCGCCAGCACCTGCTGACAAACCTCTAAATTAGCATGATAAAATACCGGCACCAAGCCGGTTTCCGCCATCTTGGCGTAGGTTTGCAATCGGGTAAAGCGGGCCATTTTTATTTAGTTGTTTGTTGTTAGTCCATGGTCAACGGACCATGGTCCACAGATAATTTTTTAAATATTTTTATTTTTTTTAATGTTGATTGAGCAGCTAGTTACTGTTACAGATCAATCAAAAATTAAAATTTACTTTCGTTTATTGACTATCGTCTGTAAACTAAAAATTACCGCTTCAACCTGCCGGAACTGTCGCCTTCCATTACCGGCTCTACTTCGGCTACGGTTACTAAGTTGGCATCGCCTTCTACGGTATGTTTGAGCGCCGAAGCCGCTACCGCAAAATCCAAGGCTTTCTGATCGTTTTGGTAAGTTAGCAGCCCGTAAATGAAACCCGCCATAAAAGCATCGCCGCCACCAATCCGGTCGATAATGTGCGTAATATCGTGGGTAATGGTTTGCAGCAATTCCTGGCCGTTCCAGAGCATACCGGCTAAAGTATTATGCGAAGCGCTCACCGAACCTCTTTTGGTATTTACAATTTTTTTAATTTTTGGGTACTGCTGCATGATTTGCCGGCACACCGAAGTAAAGGCATCGGCATCTTCTTTTATAGGCTTTATCTGCAAAATATCCGCGGCATCACCTACACTTGACACAATAATATCGCAGCCAGCTACTAATTCGGGCATGATCTCGTGCGCTTTTTTACCGTATTGCCACAAATTTTTGCGGTAATTAATATCGGCCGACACGGTTATACCTAACTTGTTAGCTACCCAGATCGCTTCCAAGCAACTTTGGGCAGCACCCGCCGAAATAGCCGGCGTAATGCCGGTCCAATGGAACCATTGGGCATCGGCCAGTATTTCTTCCCAGTTTAGCATGCCGGGTTCTAGTTGGGCGAAAGCCGAATTGGCGCGATCGTACACTACTTTACTGGGCCGGGCTATGGCTCCGGTTTCCAGGAAATACAAACCCAGCCGGTCGCCGCCGTATACAATGTGTTCGGTACCTACCCGGTGCTGACGCAATAGGGCAGTAGCTGCCTGACCCAAATCATTATCCGGGAAGCGGGTAACGTGCGCCGCCGGAATACCAAAATAAGCCAGCGACACGGCTACATTGGCTTCGCCGCCGCCGTAGGTAACATTAAAACTGGTAGCTTGCGAAAAGCGGGCAAACCCCGGCGTAGAAAGCCGCATCATAATTTCGCCAAAAGTAATAACCGGACGCACAGAAGTAGTTTTTAAGATCAACTTTATCGGGTAATTTAAATGAAATAATATAGCTTTTTTGGTTTCAGCGGTATTTTTTTTACGATAACCTTACCGGTAACGCTACCGTCAGCCCACCAGGAAAGCAAGCCTGCTTCTATTCTGCTTTTGAGCAGGTACCGTAAATCAAAAATTTAAAAATTGCTTTGTAACTGGGCAATGCTAGCGAACTAATCAGAATATTACTTAGCAAGACAGCTACGCTCGCACAAATTAAAAACCAATCGAATTACCCCCGTCTACGGGTAGGTTAATGCCAGTTATAAATCGGGCCGCATCGGAAGCCAGAAATACGGCAGCCAGGCCAATATCAGAAGGCTGTCCAAAACCACCCAAAGGCGTCCGCCCTAATACTTTTTGTTTGCGTTCCGGATCAGTTTCCAGGGCTTTCAGCAACATGGGCGATTGAATAAAACCTGGCGCAATGGCGTTTACCCGAATCCCTTGTGGTGATAAATCGCTGGCCAGCACCCGGGTCATGCCCAACACCGCCGATTTAGAAGCGGAATAAGCACTTACCAAAGGTAAACCGTACAAAGCAGCCATGGAAGTAATCATGATAATAGAGCCGGATTGGCGCTTGGCCATACTCTTAGAGACTTCGCGGGTTAAAGCAAATAAACCATTTAGGTTGGTTTGAATAATTGCTTGAAACTCGGCATCGGTCACCTCAAAGGTGTGTTTTTTTAAATTTATACCCGCATTGTTCACCAATATGTCTAACGGACCGTGTTTTTGTTCTACGGTTTGCACCATTCCCGGTATAGATTCTAAATCGGCCACGTCGTTTACCTGGCAGCTGGCCTCAGGGCCAAGCTGTTTACAAGCTTGCTGTAAAACTTCTTCGCGGCGGCCCGTAATTACCACCCGGGCGCCGGCCTGAATAAATGCCTCGGCGATACCCAAACCCAAACCGGTGCCGCCCCCGGTAATTAATGCCAATTTACCAGATAAGTCAAAAGGAGATAGTGCCATGTTGTTCTGCTATTAAGCTCCCAAATATGTGGAATTAAACTTAATACCAGAAATCTATTTTTTAAATTTCTGGTACAAAAGAGCTTATGAAATGCATCAACCAGGTATGTTGTATGTAATCTGGAGTAGCAGAGAACATGCTTAAAAATCAGAAATAGTATTTCGGGCGAAACAGATAGATTTTTTTTTAAATTTCATCTATTCAAAAACAGGTGTAACACAAGTTGCAGGTTAGTAAAAAACCATTATTCCATGTGGAGGTTTGCCCCGGTTAATGGTTTATTCTTTATCCAGTGGTAAGCCGCTGTTACCTGCGCAAAAAACTCAATTTCGAAGGAGAGAACACTTACATCTAATTTTTGTAAATAAGCACTGGCTAATTCTTCAAAAATACTGGGAGGCAGTACTAAAGCTATTTTTTGAATGGATAAGGTAAGCAGTTCCGGTAACCAGTTATCGAGTAACCAATTAATATCTTCCGGCGCCATTGCCATTAATTGTTGCACATTGGCAATGCCGAACTTTACATTTTTCTGTTGGGCCAGGTTTAAGACTAAACCCAAACTATCGCGGAATTTATCGTTACCCGGGTAATAATGCCATTCCAAATAAAGAAGATCGTACTCTTCATCCCAGTCGATATGTAAAAATTCCTCTGACAAACACCGCATGTTCGGAGCACTTAAATTTATTATTGCTGCTGATTTATATTATTTATAGCTAATATCTGATTGTTCTAGCACATTTTCAATTGTTACTTACTTAGTGGTAAGCATATACCGGCATAATACTTTGGTTAACTGCGTTATGCTACGAATTGTTTTATTCATTTTAAGATAGTTAACCTAAAACTGGAGGCAGCATCTCAAAAAAAGCCCGGACAGAGGTACCTGAACCGGGCTTTTTTTCAAATTTTAAATTTTCTACTCTATCAGGAAACTAACATCAATAGAAGCCGAAACTATAATTTGGCCCGCCGCAATAGTTGGTCCGCCAGTTGCATCAAACGCTGCTGATTCCATCATTTTATTGGCCCGTCCATAGGCAATTGGCCCTGGATAATTACTGCCGGCTTCGTTAATGGAGTATACCCGGCCCACCTTGGCGCCTAATTCGCCGGTTAAGGCAGTGGCCTTCTGGCGGGCAGCTTGCATGGCTAATTTACGGGCTTGTTCGCGGTACTTTTGTATATCCGAAGTTCTAAAATCAATTCCATCTACGCGGTTGGCACCGGCTTTATACATCCCCGCCATTAATTCATCAAAAGTATCTATTTTCTTAACCAAAACATTAATGGTTTTAGTAGCGGTATACACATCCGGCGTAGCCTGGCCAAAATTACCGGAGTAAATGGGTTGCACGCTCATGTAAGTAGTTTGTACGTTTTTAGCATCTACGCCACTCTTTTTAAGATAAGCCAAAATTGCCGCTACATTTTTATCATTTTGCCTTTTGGCTTCATCCAAAGATTTATCGCGGGTTTCTACGGCTACTTGCAAGCTTATTTCATCGGGTTGTACTTTTACTTCGGCATAGCCCGAAACATTTACTAATGGCGGTAAAACCGCCGAAGGCTGAGCTTGTGCTAAACTCCATTGGTGCAAAAATAAAAAGAAGGAGAAAAATAAAATCGCGTTTTTCATAAGTTTTAAAAGATTATAGATTGATTAAAAGAATACGGGTTATCAGACAAGTACCGTGCCTACTTCCGGGTGCGCCGAAGTACGATGATACTGGCTTGGTGCCCCTATTAAACGCCAAATATAAGCGAAAAGGCCTGTACTAATAGCCCAATAATGCTACTATTACCAGAAGCGTATTAATTGGTTAAGCTGGCACAAAGCCCCTAACGTTACATGTTCTTACCCTTTTGATTTTGTAACTTTGCCTACAACTTCTGCTTTACTATGACTAATCTCATCCTATATAATCCATTTCAACAGTTATCCTTTATTCATAAAAATTGTTTTTTATGCGGGCAACCCGTAAACCCCACGGAGGTAATTCCTATATTTCCGGATTGGTTAACGACCAGCTATAACCTGGCTCACCAAGAATTATTGCTGCTGGATAAAAGCATTTTGACTTACGCCGAACTAACCTTACCGTGCTGCACCAATTGCCGGGAACATCATCTTGGCCCGCTAGAGCAAAAAGTACAAGCGGCTGCTACCCAAGGTTTAGCCGGCTGGCAGCAGCTCGACCCGAAAATACTTTTTCAATGGTTGGGCAAAATTTTTTATGGCTTATTGGTACGTGAGATAAATGCCGAGCAAGACCCATTGATAAAACCCCCGTTTTTACTTACCGAAGATATTTACATGCTCGATAAAATGCAGTCGTTTTTCAAGGTGCTGCAGTCGATTCGAGTACCCATGCAGTTTGCAGACTTTATGCCATGCTCTGTTTTTATAGCGCCGCTTCAACCTGACGCAGACAGTCCGGCTTTTGAATTCCGCGACGATTTGCATACTATGATGATTAGCATAAAACAGGGCAATACCTTACTGGTGAGCTGTTTGCTGGACAATGGCATTCTAAAAGAAGCCCTGCACCGCTTGTGGCACCCCTTAACCGGAAAAGCCTTGTACCCCAAACAAGCAGCAGAATTTCAAGCGCAGGTA
Proteins encoded in this window:
- a CDS encoding DUF4249 domain-containing protein, producing MRFKYTVLLVLLGLGILTACIDEVNLPIRNEEQKLVVEGLITNEKTPYTVRLTYTGTFKGGSTAPASLAVSGALVTISDNTGATVTLKPIIQQPGIYRTTDTTFVGQVGRSYTLKIVTPQGKTFVSTPEMLSPVPPIENLTAVFKDVADRSKPSGYQVTADTKDPGETENYYRWTAYGYSRRVSAGKPLLGGGICCANCWIPVFDNTINIFTDERINGNQIKNREVFFAPYYAQGKLYVEISQYSLSREAYQFWQRFQEQQSRVGSIFDPLPAPLEGNIANTENPAELALGYFGASGISRKRLTISGDTLVLFPDYYKEFIQPGDCRLAYPNAGFLPPENW
- a CDS encoding Kelch repeat-containing protein, translated to MALPRSRFWLFLLLLLGTFACKNEPEGTPAAPRVTLLSVYSVDPAQAEAKVELSNIDPKGKYEYGVVWSENLAPTISDNKKTLITIPDFSISTLLLSELALGKTFYIRAYVRLAEEYYYSNEIVLKHQSPFIWRSLANINWSDKSNLVSSTAIGGGIIILRPTDNFNTEVWYYITFRDTWERQKDLIFRPNRFEPLLFKLNKFGDEATYFGGGYQIKESIPGKYIYQKDFWQYDFFYGGTTEEYPDFPFGYSTLTHFTLDTKTYVLENRPERNVWMLLNGMSWHKQNNFPGPYLGNFVGFSIGGKGYVLIEDTSVSGITKSLYEYNPDTDTWLQKADFPGENRINGVAFSVKDKGYYGLGQAKETPGGLRDIWQYDPATDSWQKYTDYPGVGNVKVTANTIDDKVYLGLGLQVKPSLAGVEEYLPATDFWELKP
- a CDS encoding MFS transporter; amino-acid sequence: MQTLTKTVATGVGSYRWTICFLVFFATTINYLDRAVISLLKSNLETEFRWTETDYSNIVIAFQLSYALGMLGVGRLIDKLGTKLGYALSITLWSVAAIGHALVKSTFGFIIARSALGITEAGNFPAAIKTVAEWFPKKERALATGIFNSGTNIGAIIAPLTVPFIAVQWGWQWAFILTGLIGFIWLVAWFFIYEVPAKHAKLSRTEFDYIHSDVDTATDTQNADKSASWIKLLGFRQTWAFALGKFLTDPVWWFYLFWLPAFLKAEYGVEGTAMALPVALVYTLSTFGSIGGGWLPLKFIRGGMPVFKARKTSMLIYAFCALPVLFSQYLGSFNMWLAVFIIGFAASAHQAWSANIFTTVSDMFPKKAIGSVTGIGGMFGGLGGMLIAKLAGKLFDHYKALGTIEIGYYIMFLVCGSAYLLAWLVMHALAPKMKQVSL
- a CDS encoding bifunctional 4-hydroxy-2-oxoglutarate aldolase/2-dehydro-3-deoxy-phosphogluconate aldolase, translating into MARFTRLQTYAKMAETGLVPVFYHANLEVCQQVLAASYRAGVRVFEFTNRGDFAHEIFGALNKFAAQHCPNMILGAGTVFEAGTAALYMQLGACFIVSPVLKDDVAITCNRRKVGWIPGCATMGEVSRAEELGAEVVKIFPGDVVGPAFVKSLLAPMPWSTVMVTGGVKPEADNLKAWFQAGVTCVGLGSQLVPADLLKNQDYAGIENHIKTTMDLVKQVRS
- a CDS encoding sugar kinase; the encoded protein is MILKTTSVRPVITFGEIMMRLSTPGFARFSQATSFNVTYGGGEANVAVSLAYFGIPAAHVTRFPDNDLGQAATALLRQHRVGTEHIVYGGDRLGLYFLETGAIARPSKVVYDRANSAFAQLEPGMLNWEEILADAQWFHWTGITPAISAGAAQSCLEAIWVANKLGITVSADINYRKNLWQYGKKAHEIMPELVAGCDIIVSSVGDAADILQIKPIKEDADAFTSVCRQIMQQYPKIKKIVNTKRGSVSASHNTLAGMLWNGQELLQTITHDITHIIDRIGGGDAFMAGFIYGLLTYQNDQKALDFAVAASALKHTVEGDANLVTVAEVEPVMEGDSSGRLKR